The Anopheles merus strain MAF chromosome 2L, AmerM5.1, whole genome shotgun sequence genome has a segment encoding these proteins:
- the LOC121591428 gene encoding uncharacterized protein LOC121591428 isoform X1, whose product MLERKHFSAEHNQLLVLKLVEHIDDSCSEQERWENIAEEIMFETGENYPWRTVRMHYKQRIVSHLKEYTDDQRMIDRLQYPFLERVYKLRVQYQVSALVLQDPAIIARNKLIIKYEIDPRYDADVVKLFKRYHTSSMQICINVQDPAYELSERWQKFLLKPTKSRHRLKMAMCGDLWFSKFPAYMNRTVRKAPVAITQQSSQESCSSSMILLDNVPVRIEECTSPAPPAPFSPRQLLSFESLDCDTLVLQMLDIHGNKNDSPESVQENGNVDKLIPIDADIPPRSTHPSDGNVSTSEEPQESFYPMPDCVFDSTDSEDEDEDMQNKSYQPVVHGNVDKSAPIDANVPLPSTHPSDGDVSSSEELQESFCPMPDCVFDSTDSEQEDEDMRNESHEPVVNGNVDKSVPIDSNVPPPSTHHSDGNVSSSEELQESFVRMPDCVFDSTDSEEEDDDMRTESHEPVLNGNVDEPVPNGANVPPPSTHPSVGNVSPSKEQPDNPHRISDCVLDSTDVESAEEEQQEETLPKPRSSTASSIESDTNSVRTVIFNGTATSPNTEHHSSGDDVRQTEPALLAAPPPNRIDISTLFQYEAALGPHLKRKKNVYDSIRNWMPLLFIKPTDLYVPAVSLFAKLALLQRIATDMNLILNPTVRVEDLMPIILRILCGARESQ is encoded by the exons ATGCTGGAAAGAAAGCATTTTTCTGCAGAGCACAATCAACTCCTGGTGCTGAAGCTGGTGGAACACATCGACGATTCTTGCAGCGAGCAAGAACGATGGGAAAACATTGCCGAAGAAATTATG TTTGAAACGGGCGAAAACTATCCCTGGAGAACAGTACGAATGCATTATAAACAACGAATTGTAAGCCATCTGAAAGAATACACCGATGATCAGCGAATGATCGATCGGCTCCAGTACCCGTTTCTCGAGCGAGTGTACAAATTGCGCGTGCAGTATCAGGTCTCCGCGCTGGTCCTCCAGGATCCCGCCATTATAGCCCGCAACAAGCTAATCATCAAGTACGAAATCGATCCACGATACGACGCGGATGTGGTGAAACTGTTCAAGCGCTACCACACGTCCAGCATGCAGATATGCATAAACGTGCAAGATCCCGCGTATGAGCTGTCGGAACGATGGCAAAAGTTTCTGCTCAAGCCGACCAAGTCAAGACATCGGCTAAAGATGGCAATGTGCGGTGATTTATGGTTTTCTAAGTTTCCTGCTTATATGAATCGGACAGTACGAAAAGCACCCGTAGCTATCACACAACAATCGTCGCAGGAATCTTGCTCATCGTCGATGATACTGCTGGACAATGTACCGGTACGGATAGAG gAATGTacttcaccagctcctcctgcACCGTTTTCACCACGCCAACTGTTGAGCTTTGAATCGTTGGACTGTGATACACTGGTGCTGCAGATGTTGGATATACATGGAAAT AAGAATGATTCTCCCGAATCGGTTCAGGAAAATGGTAACGTGGATAAACTTATCCCGATTGATGCGGATATCCCTCCCCGATCGACGCATCCTAGCGATGGCAACGTATCCACGTCTGAAGAACCACAGGAGAGTTTCTATCCTATGCCAGAT TGTGTCTTCGATTCAACGGACAGTGAAGACGAAGATGAAGAT atGCAGAATAAATCCTACCAACCAGTTGTCCATGGCAACGTGGATAAATCTGCCCCAATTGATGCGAATGTCCCTCTGCCATCGACACATCCTAGCGATGGCGATGTATCCTCGTCTGAAGAACTACAGGAGAGTTTCTGTCCTATGCCAGAT TGTGTGTTCGATTCAACGGATAGTGAACAAGAAGATGAAGAT ATGCGAAATGAATCTCACGAACCAGTTGTCAATGGCAACGTGGATAAATCTGTCCCGATTGATTCCAATGTCCCTCCGCCATCGACACATCATAGCGATGGCAATGTATCATCGTCTGAAGAACTGCAGGAGAGTTTCGTTCGGATGCCAGAT TGTGTGTTCGATTCGACGGACagtgaagaagaagatgacgAT ATGCGGACTGAATCTCACGAACCAGTTCTCAATGGCAACGTGGATGAACCTGTCCCGAATGGTGCGAATGTCCCTCCGCCATCGACACATCCTAGCGTTGGCAATGTATCCCCGTCTAAAGAACAACCGGATAATCCGCATCGCATATCAGAT TGTGTGTTGGATTCAACAGATGTTGAATCCGCGGAGGAAGAGCAACAGGAAGAAACT CTTCCAAAACCGCGATCCAGCACGGCATCAAGCATTGAAAGTGATACAAACTCAGTTAGAACGGTAATATTTAACGGAACGGCGACTTCTCCT AACACGGAACACCACAGTTCGGGCGATGATGTTAGGCAAACTGAACCGGCGCTACTGGCCGCTCCACCACCGAACCGCATTGATATAAGCACCCTCTTCCAGTATGAGGCGGCACTGGGACCACATctgaagaggaagaaaaacgtgTACGACTCGATACGCAACTGGATGCCGCTGCTATTTATTAAACCTACCGATTTGTATGTGCCAGCGGTGTCGTTGTTCGCGAAACTCGCTCTACTGCAGCGAATAGCGACAGACATGAACCTTATTCTAAACCCAACCGTCCGTGTTGAGGATCTTATGCCGATCATTTTGCGTATTTTGTGCGGTGCGCGTGAATCGCAATAG
- the LOC121591428 gene encoding uncharacterized protein LOC121591428 isoform X2 → MLERKHFSAEHNQLLVLKLVEHIDDSCSEQERWENIAEEIMFETGENYPWRTVRMHYKQRIVSHLKEYTDDQRMIDRLQYPFLERVYKLRVQYQVSALVLQDPAIIARNKLIIKYEIDPRYDADVVKLFKRYHTSSMQICINVQDPAYELSERWQKFLLKPTKSRHRLKMAMCGDLWFSKFPAYMNRTVRKAPVAITQQSSQESCSSSMILLDNVPVRIEECTSPAPPAPFSPRQLLSFESLDCDTLVLQMLDIHGNNDSPESVQENGNVDKLIPIDADIPPRSTHPSDGNVSTSEEPQESFYPMPDCVFDSTDSEDEDEDMQNKSYQPVVHGNVDKSAPIDANVPLPSTHPSDGDVSSSEELQESFCPMPDCVFDSTDSEQEDEDMRNESHEPVVNGNVDKSVPIDSNVPPPSTHHSDGNVSSSEELQESFVRMPDCVFDSTDSEEEDDDMRTESHEPVLNGNVDEPVPNGANVPPPSTHPSVGNVSPSKEQPDNPHRISDCVLDSTDVESAEEEQQEETLPKPRSSTASSIESDTNSVRTVIFNGTATSPNTEHHSSGDDVRQTEPALLAAPPPNRIDISTLFQYEAALGPHLKRKKNVYDSIRNWMPLLFIKPTDLYVPAVSLFAKLALLQRIATDMNLILNPTVRVEDLMPIILRILCGARESQ, encoded by the exons ATGCTGGAAAGAAAGCATTTTTCTGCAGAGCACAATCAACTCCTGGTGCTGAAGCTGGTGGAACACATCGACGATTCTTGCAGCGAGCAAGAACGATGGGAAAACATTGCCGAAGAAATTATG TTTGAAACGGGCGAAAACTATCCCTGGAGAACAGTACGAATGCATTATAAACAACGAATTGTAAGCCATCTGAAAGAATACACCGATGATCAGCGAATGATCGATCGGCTCCAGTACCCGTTTCTCGAGCGAGTGTACAAATTGCGCGTGCAGTATCAGGTCTCCGCGCTGGTCCTCCAGGATCCCGCCATTATAGCCCGCAACAAGCTAATCATCAAGTACGAAATCGATCCACGATACGACGCGGATGTGGTGAAACTGTTCAAGCGCTACCACACGTCCAGCATGCAGATATGCATAAACGTGCAAGATCCCGCGTATGAGCTGTCGGAACGATGGCAAAAGTTTCTGCTCAAGCCGACCAAGTCAAGACATCGGCTAAAGATGGCAATGTGCGGTGATTTATGGTTTTCTAAGTTTCCTGCTTATATGAATCGGACAGTACGAAAAGCACCCGTAGCTATCACACAACAATCGTCGCAGGAATCTTGCTCATCGTCGATGATACTGCTGGACAATGTACCGGTACGGATAGAG gAATGTacttcaccagctcctcctgcACCGTTTTCACCACGCCAACTGTTGAGCTTTGAATCGTTGGACTGTGATACACTGGTGCTGCAGATGTTGGATATACATGGAAAT AATGATTCTCCCGAATCGGTTCAGGAAAATGGTAACGTGGATAAACTTATCCCGATTGATGCGGATATCCCTCCCCGATCGACGCATCCTAGCGATGGCAACGTATCCACGTCTGAAGAACCACAGGAGAGTTTCTATCCTATGCCAGAT TGTGTCTTCGATTCAACGGACAGTGAAGACGAAGATGAAGAT atGCAGAATAAATCCTACCAACCAGTTGTCCATGGCAACGTGGATAAATCTGCCCCAATTGATGCGAATGTCCCTCTGCCATCGACACATCCTAGCGATGGCGATGTATCCTCGTCTGAAGAACTACAGGAGAGTTTCTGTCCTATGCCAGAT TGTGTGTTCGATTCAACGGATAGTGAACAAGAAGATGAAGAT ATGCGAAATGAATCTCACGAACCAGTTGTCAATGGCAACGTGGATAAATCTGTCCCGATTGATTCCAATGTCCCTCCGCCATCGACACATCATAGCGATGGCAATGTATCATCGTCTGAAGAACTGCAGGAGAGTTTCGTTCGGATGCCAGAT TGTGTGTTCGATTCGACGGACagtgaagaagaagatgacgAT ATGCGGACTGAATCTCACGAACCAGTTCTCAATGGCAACGTGGATGAACCTGTCCCGAATGGTGCGAATGTCCCTCCGCCATCGACACATCCTAGCGTTGGCAATGTATCCCCGTCTAAAGAACAACCGGATAATCCGCATCGCATATCAGAT TGTGTGTTGGATTCAACAGATGTTGAATCCGCGGAGGAAGAGCAACAGGAAGAAACT CTTCCAAAACCGCGATCCAGCACGGCATCAAGCATTGAAAGTGATACAAACTCAGTTAGAACGGTAATATTTAACGGAACGGCGACTTCTCCT AACACGGAACACCACAGTTCGGGCGATGATGTTAGGCAAACTGAACCGGCGCTACTGGCCGCTCCACCACCGAACCGCATTGATATAAGCACCCTCTTCCAGTATGAGGCGGCACTGGGACCACATctgaagaggaagaaaaacgtgTACGACTCGATACGCAACTGGATGCCGCTGCTATTTATTAAACCTACCGATTTGTATGTGCCAGCGGTGTCGTTGTTCGCGAAACTCGCTCTACTGCAGCGAATAGCGACAGACATGAACCTTATTCTAAACCCAACCGTCCGTGTTGAGGATCTTATGCCGATCATTTTGCGTATTTTGTGCGGTGCGCGTGAATCGCAATAG
- the LOC121591428 gene encoding uncharacterized protein LOC121591428 isoform X3, whose amino-acid sequence MHYKQRIVSHLKEYTDDQRMIDRLQYPFLERVYKLRVQYQVSALVLQDPAIIARNKLIIKYEIDPRYDADVVKLFKRYHTSSMQICINVQDPAYELSERWQKFLLKPTKSRHRLKMAMCGDLWFSKFPAYMNRTVRKAPVAITQQSSQESCSSSMILLDNVPVRIEECTSPAPPAPFSPRQLLSFESLDCDTLVLQMLDIHGNKNDSPESVQENGNVDKLIPIDADIPPRSTHPSDGNVSTSEEPQESFYPMPDCVFDSTDSEDEDEDMQNKSYQPVVHGNVDKSAPIDANVPLPSTHPSDGDVSSSEELQESFCPMPDCVFDSTDSEQEDEDMRNESHEPVVNGNVDKSVPIDSNVPPPSTHHSDGNVSSSEELQESFVRMPDCVFDSTDSEEEDDDMRTESHEPVLNGNVDEPVPNGANVPPPSTHPSVGNVSPSKEQPDNPHRISDCVLDSTDVESAEEEQQEETLPKPRSSTASSIESDTNSVRTVIFNGTATSPNTEHHSSGDDVRQTEPALLAAPPPNRIDISTLFQYEAALGPHLKRKKNVYDSIRNWMPLLFIKPTDLYVPAVSLFAKLALLQRIATDMNLILNPTVRVEDLMPIILRILCGARESQ is encoded by the exons ATGCATTATAAACAACGAATTGTAAGCCATCTGAAAGAATACACCGATGATCAGCGAATGATCGATCGGCTCCAGTACCCGTTTCTCGAGCGAGTGTACAAATTGCGCGTGCAGTATCAGGTCTCCGCGCTGGTCCTCCAGGATCCCGCCATTATAGCCCGCAACAAGCTAATCATCAAGTACGAAATCGATCCACGATACGACGCGGATGTGGTGAAACTGTTCAAGCGCTACCACACGTCCAGCATGCAGATATGCATAAACGTGCAAGATCCCGCGTATGAGCTGTCGGAACGATGGCAAAAGTTTCTGCTCAAGCCGACCAAGTCAAGACATCGGCTAAAGATGGCAATGTGCGGTGATTTATGGTTTTCTAAGTTTCCTGCTTATATGAATCGGACAGTACGAAAAGCACCCGTAGCTATCACACAACAATCGTCGCAGGAATCTTGCTCATCGTCGATGATACTGCTGGACAATGTACCGGTACGGATAGAG gAATGTacttcaccagctcctcctgcACCGTTTTCACCACGCCAACTGTTGAGCTTTGAATCGTTGGACTGTGATACACTGGTGCTGCAGATGTTGGATATACATGGAAAT AAGAATGATTCTCCCGAATCGGTTCAGGAAAATGGTAACGTGGATAAACTTATCCCGATTGATGCGGATATCCCTCCCCGATCGACGCATCCTAGCGATGGCAACGTATCCACGTCTGAAGAACCACAGGAGAGTTTCTATCCTATGCCAGAT TGTGTCTTCGATTCAACGGACAGTGAAGACGAAGATGAAGAT atGCAGAATAAATCCTACCAACCAGTTGTCCATGGCAACGTGGATAAATCTGCCCCAATTGATGCGAATGTCCCTCTGCCATCGACACATCCTAGCGATGGCGATGTATCCTCGTCTGAAGAACTACAGGAGAGTTTCTGTCCTATGCCAGAT TGTGTGTTCGATTCAACGGATAGTGAACAAGAAGATGAAGAT ATGCGAAATGAATCTCACGAACCAGTTGTCAATGGCAACGTGGATAAATCTGTCCCGATTGATTCCAATGTCCCTCCGCCATCGACACATCATAGCGATGGCAATGTATCATCGTCTGAAGAACTGCAGGAGAGTTTCGTTCGGATGCCAGAT TGTGTGTTCGATTCGACGGACagtgaagaagaagatgacgAT ATGCGGACTGAATCTCACGAACCAGTTCTCAATGGCAACGTGGATGAACCTGTCCCGAATGGTGCGAATGTCCCTCCGCCATCGACACATCCTAGCGTTGGCAATGTATCCCCGTCTAAAGAACAACCGGATAATCCGCATCGCATATCAGAT TGTGTGTTGGATTCAACAGATGTTGAATCCGCGGAGGAAGAGCAACAGGAAGAAACT CTTCCAAAACCGCGATCCAGCACGGCATCAAGCATTGAAAGTGATACAAACTCAGTTAGAACGGTAATATTTAACGGAACGGCGACTTCTCCT AACACGGAACACCACAGTTCGGGCGATGATGTTAGGCAAACTGAACCGGCGCTACTGGCCGCTCCACCACCGAACCGCATTGATATAAGCACCCTCTTCCAGTATGAGGCGGCACTGGGACCACATctgaagaggaagaaaaacgtgTACGACTCGATACGCAACTGGATGCCGCTGCTATTTATTAAACCTACCGATTTGTATGTGCCAGCGGTGTCGTTGTTCGCGAAACTCGCTCTACTGCAGCGAATAGCGACAGACATGAACCTTATTCTAAACCCAACCGTCCGTGTTGAGGATCTTATGCCGATCATTTTGCGTATTTTGTGCGGTGCGCGTGAATCGCAATAG
- the LOC121591431 gene encoding superoxide dismutase [Cu-Zn], which produces MSTVGKQVFPTTTMRRYPAIVGTLCLVVGLCGLSSVTGQSAIVGRLTDDVEFIDPTVGLGPGGTASGIPLGPGGFRGFEILPRPEPSWKVGATLVADNPEQQIMGTISFRQWAPGHVQTAINVTGLPVGKHAVHVHAFGDMREGCKSTGPHFRSSIIGNIEVKEDGNAMIDFHSPYINLFGFAGIVGRSIVIHEKPSEVYRFPDLSINNPISFQGEEDTVGARIACGLITILDNVAP; this is translated from the exons atGTCCACCGTTGGCAAGCAAGTATTCCCGACGACAACCATGCGAAGGTATCCTGCCATAGTTGGAACGCTCTGTCTGGTGGTTGGACTCTGTGGTTTGAGTTCGGTTACTGGCCAGTCGGCGATCGTTGGACGGCTGACGGATGATGTGGAGTTTATCGATCCAACTGTTGGGCTGGGACCGGGCGGTACCGCCAGTGGCATCCCGCTAGGACCTGGCGGTTTCCGTGGCTTCGAAATCCTTCCCAGA ccgGAACCTTCGTGGAAGGTGGGCGCAACACTGGTAGCGGACAATCCGGAGCAGCAGATCATGGGAACGATTTCCTTCCGCCAGTGGGCACCGGGTCACGTGCAGACGGCCATCAATGTTACGGGGCTGCCGGTGGGGAAGCACGCCGTCCATGTGCACGCGTTCGGCGATATGCGCGAGGGATGCAAATCGACCGGACCGCACTTTCGCAGCAGCATT ATCGGCAACATCGAGGTAAAGGAGGACGGCAACGCGATGATCGACTTCCACAGCCCGTACATCAATCTGTTCGGGTTTGCGGGCATCGTCGGGCGCTCGATCGTGATACACGAGAAACCGTCCGAGGTCTACCGGTTTCCGGACCTGTCCATTAACAACCCGATCTCCTTCCAGGGCGAGGAGGACACGGTCGGTGCGCGGATTGCCTGCGGGCTCATCACGATTCTCGATAATGTTGCTCCCTAG
- the LOC121591427 gene encoding uncharacterized protein LOC121591427 isoform X2 translates to MLKVLTVSNGTPQATAVNPLSSHTQTDQRIAAVRDLLVHLDRAHQLLVLTCWSPSVRYALWQSVRESTGTSHSGTASVRFAPIDQRHLPWHDPNQHQIVIVLDLSCPGTDRLLESARQLLYYRVRWIVFRSSIEYPGGSVRGWSNCSEYSVLDRLPLLVSNELFYFCTETSTGQHLVRQQYRLAASLASSSAPIYETFGTWNAALGVRVVVGSKVRPPVTSIRRQNFHKFQLRASLVILHNETLNHLDDLHDKHIDTISRVNYLLTKSVAHALNATVKFSIVDTWGYRDRETDRYNGMIGELQRDLADLGGTSMFFTQDRIKAVDFLSMTASTRASFIFRAPKLSFTNNVFVLPFDQYVWYCTVSFIVLSGVLLLVMLRTEQRYNAGGGGRGGSAIGSNSPATVTGLSDTLLNVFGTTCQQGSFIEPQTAPSRCLILLCLVVLMFLYASYSANIVALIQSPSTKIQTLEDLLASRLKTGAEDTVYNQYYFRTETEPIRKALYERKMRNKDGTENFLPLAQGVELIRQGHYAFHVERGVGYKLISETFQEEEKCGLQEVEYLKVIEPYYAVQKNSSFREPVRINLFKLREFGIQGREHTLLYTKKPRCVGGSSFIPVSIVDVWPALVTLGWGYLLTVAVLIAELLWFRLRSRILPTAGYFQ, encoded by the exons A TGCTGAAAGTgctaaccgttagcaatggtACTCCTCAAGCAACTGCTGTTAACCCGTTGTCCTCGCATACGCAAACTGATCAACGAATTGCCGCCGTAAGAGATCTCTTAGTACATCTGGACCGAGCCCACCAGCTGCTCGTGCTGACCTGCTGGTCACCCTCCGTTCGGTATGCGCTTTGGCAAAGCGTACGCGAATCAACTGGCACCTCGCACAGTGGCACTGCTTCCGTTCGCTTCGCTCCAATCGATCAGCGCCATCTTCCCTGGCACGATCCTAATCAGCATCAAATCGTGATCGTACTCGATCTATCCTGCCCCGGCACGGATCGATTGCTCGAAAGTGCACGGCAGCTGCTTTACTACCGCGTACGGTGGATCGTGTTCCGAAGCAGCATTGAGTATCCGGGAGGATCTGTGCGGGGTTGGAGCAATTGTAGCGAGTATTCGGTGCTCGATCGGTTACCGTTGCTGGTCAGCAATGAGCTGTTTTACTTTTGCACGGAAACCAGCACCGGTCAGCATCTGGTTAGGCAACAGTATCGTCTGGCGGCGAGCTTGGCGAGCTCTTCTGCGCCGATCTACGAAACGTTTGGCACTTGGAACGCAGCACTGGGAGTACGGGTGGTGGTTGGTTCTAAAGTACGACCACCGGTGACGTCGATAAGGAGGCAAAATTTCCACAAATTTCAGCTGCGCGCTTCTCTCGTCATACTGCACAATGAAACGCTGAACCATTTGGATGATCTTCA TGATAAACACATCGATACAATATCGCGTGTGAACTATCTCCTCACAAAGTCGGTCGCCCATGCACTCAACGCAACGGTCAAGTTCAGCATCGTGGACACGTGGGGCTATCGGGATCGGGAAACGGATCGCTACAACGGCATGATCGGTGAGCTGCAACGCGATCTGGCCGATCTCGGCGGTACGTCCATGTTTTTCACCCAGGACCGTATCAAGGCGGTCGATTTCCTTTCGATGACCGCTTCGACGCGGGCCAGCTTTATATTTCGTGCCCCGAAGCTTTCCTTCACCAACAACGTGTTTGTGCTGCCGTTCGATCAGTACGTTTGGTACTGTACGGTCAGCTTCATCGTGCTGTCCGgcgtactgctgctggtgatgttACGCACCGAGCAGCGTTACAatgcaggaggaggaggaagaggaggaagtgCAATCGGTAGCAACAGCCCCGCCACCGTTACCGGGTTATCCGATACGCTGCTCAATGTGTTCGGTACCACCTGCCAGCAGGGGTCGTTTATCGAACCGCAAACGGCACCCTCGAGATGCCTGATACTGCTGTGCCTGGTGGTGCTGATGTTCCTCTATGCCAGCTATTCGGCAAACATTGTCGCCCTCATTCAGTCCCCTTCCACCAAGATACAAACGCTGGAAGATTTGCTGGCGTCGAGATTAAAAACCGGCGCTGAGGATACCGTTTACAATCAGTACTACTTTCGG ACGGAAACGGAACCCATCCGGAAGGCACTTTACGAGCGCAAAATGCGAAACAAAGATGGGACGGAAAACTTTCTCCCCCTCGCACAGGGCGTTGAGCTGATCCGACAGGGCCACTACGCGTTTCACGTCGAGAGGGGCGTTGGCTACAAGCTCATCAGCGAAACGTTTCAGGAGGAGGAAAAGTGTGGCCTGCAGGAGGTAGAATATTTGAAGGTGATCGAACCGTACTACGCGGTACAGAAGAACAGCTCCTTCCGCGAGCCGGTACGtataaatttgtttaaattgcgCGAGTTCGGAATACAGGGCCGCGAGCATACGCTGCTTTACACCAAGAAACCACGGTGCGTTGGGGGCAGCAGCTTCATACCGGTGTCGATCGTGGACGTGTGGCCCGCACTGGTGACGCTGGGCTGGGGTTACCTGCTTACGGTAGCGGTGCTGATTGCCGAACTGCTGTGGTTCCGGTTGCGTTCACGCATCTTACCAACAGCCGGATACTTTCAATAG
- the LOC121591427 gene encoding uncharacterized protein LOC121591427 isoform X1, protein MDKFPYLQFLVQCLIVLKVLTVSNGTPQATAVNPLSSHTQTDQRIAAVRDLLVHLDRAHQLLVLTCWSPSVRYALWQSVRESTGTSHSGTASVRFAPIDQRHLPWHDPNQHQIVIVLDLSCPGTDRLLESARQLLYYRVRWIVFRSSIEYPGGSVRGWSNCSEYSVLDRLPLLVSNELFYFCTETSTGQHLVRQQYRLAASLASSSAPIYETFGTWNAALGVRVVVGSKVRPPVTSIRRQNFHKFQLRASLVILHNETLNHLDDLHDKHIDTISRVNYLLTKSVAHALNATVKFSIVDTWGYRDRETDRYNGMIGELQRDLADLGGTSMFFTQDRIKAVDFLSMTASTRASFIFRAPKLSFTNNVFVLPFDQYVWYCTVSFIVLSGVLLLVMLRTEQRYNAGGGGRGGSAIGSNSPATVTGLSDTLLNVFGTTCQQGSFIEPQTAPSRCLILLCLVVLMFLYASYSANIVALIQSPSTKIQTLEDLLASRLKTGAEDTVYNQYYFRTETEPIRKALYERKMRNKDGTENFLPLAQGVELIRQGHYAFHVERGVGYKLISETFQEEEKCGLQEVEYLKVIEPYYAVQKNSSFREPVRINLFKLREFGIQGREHTLLYTKKPRCVGGSSFIPVSIVDVWPALVTLGWGYLLTVAVLIAELLWFRLRSRILPTAGYFQ, encoded by the exons ATGGACAAATTTCCATATCTTCAATTTCTCGTACAATGTTTAATAGTGCTGAAAGTgctaaccgttagcaatggtACTCCTCAAGCAACTGCTGTTAACCCGTTGTCCTCGCATACGCAAACTGATCAACGAATTGCCGCCGTAAGAGATCTCTTAGTACATCTGGACCGAGCCCACCAGCTGCTCGTGCTGACCTGCTGGTCACCCTCCGTTCGGTATGCGCTTTGGCAAAGCGTACGCGAATCAACTGGCACCTCGCACAGTGGCACTGCTTCCGTTCGCTTCGCTCCAATCGATCAGCGCCATCTTCCCTGGCACGATCCTAATCAGCATCAAATCGTGATCGTACTCGATCTATCCTGCCCCGGCACGGATCGATTGCTCGAAAGTGCACGGCAGCTGCTTTACTACCGCGTACGGTGGATCGTGTTCCGAAGCAGCATTGAGTATCCGGGAGGATCTGTGCGGGGTTGGAGCAATTGTAGCGAGTATTCGGTGCTCGATCGGTTACCGTTGCTGGTCAGCAATGAGCTGTTTTACTTTTGCACGGAAACCAGCACCGGTCAGCATCTGGTTAGGCAACAGTATCGTCTGGCGGCGAGCTTGGCGAGCTCTTCTGCGCCGATCTACGAAACGTTTGGCACTTGGAACGCAGCACTGGGAGTACGGGTGGTGGTTGGTTCTAAAGTACGACCACCGGTGACGTCGATAAGGAGGCAAAATTTCCACAAATTTCAGCTGCGCGCTTCTCTCGTCATACTGCACAATGAAACGCTGAACCATTTGGATGATCTTCA TGATAAACACATCGATACAATATCGCGTGTGAACTATCTCCTCACAAAGTCGGTCGCCCATGCACTCAACGCAACGGTCAAGTTCAGCATCGTGGACACGTGGGGCTATCGGGATCGGGAAACGGATCGCTACAACGGCATGATCGGTGAGCTGCAACGCGATCTGGCCGATCTCGGCGGTACGTCCATGTTTTTCACCCAGGACCGTATCAAGGCGGTCGATTTCCTTTCGATGACCGCTTCGACGCGGGCCAGCTTTATATTTCGTGCCCCGAAGCTTTCCTTCACCAACAACGTGTTTGTGCTGCCGTTCGATCAGTACGTTTGGTACTGTACGGTCAGCTTCATCGTGCTGTCCGgcgtactgctgctggtgatgttACGCACCGAGCAGCGTTACAatgcaggaggaggaggaagaggaggaagtgCAATCGGTAGCAACAGCCCCGCCACCGTTACCGGGTTATCCGATACGCTGCTCAATGTGTTCGGTACCACCTGCCAGCAGGGGTCGTTTATCGAACCGCAAACGGCACCCTCGAGATGCCTGATACTGCTGTGCCTGGTGGTGCTGATGTTCCTCTATGCCAGCTATTCGGCAAACATTGTCGCCCTCATTCAGTCCCCTTCCACCAAGATACAAACGCTGGAAGATTTGCTGGCGTCGAGATTAAAAACCGGCGCTGAGGATACCGTTTACAATCAGTACTACTTTCGG ACGGAAACGGAACCCATCCGGAAGGCACTTTACGAGCGCAAAATGCGAAACAAAGATGGGACGGAAAACTTTCTCCCCCTCGCACAGGGCGTTGAGCTGATCCGACAGGGCCACTACGCGTTTCACGTCGAGAGGGGCGTTGGCTACAAGCTCATCAGCGAAACGTTTCAGGAGGAGGAAAAGTGTGGCCTGCAGGAGGTAGAATATTTGAAGGTGATCGAACCGTACTACGCGGTACAGAAGAACAGCTCCTTCCGCGAGCCGGTACGtataaatttgtttaaattgcgCGAGTTCGGAATACAGGGCCGCGAGCATACGCTGCTTTACACCAAGAAACCACGGTGCGTTGGGGGCAGCAGCTTCATACCGGTGTCGATCGTGGACGTGTGGCCCGCACTGGTGACGCTGGGCTGGGGTTACCTGCTTACGGTAGCGGTGCTGATTGCCGAACTGCTGTGGTTCCGGTTGCGTTCACGCATCTTACCAACAGCCGGATACTTTCAATAG